The sequence GACCCGGTAATCGTCCCGCCGCTTGGCCTCGAAGCCCGGCTCGATCTCCTGGTCCAGCGGGTAGTCGTTGCGGCCGAAGGAATAATCGTAATCGAAGCGCAGGAAGCGGAAGACGTAGATCGAGGCCCCGGTCCCCGGCCGGCTCTCGACGTAATAGGGGTTGTCGTACCAGAGGGAGAAGCGGACGTCCCGCGCGTACGACGCCCGGATCGCCAGCGGCCGGGCCAGGCGCACCGAGAGCTGCGAGTCGCCGACCAGCCCCCGGAAGTCCCGCCCCCCGGAGTTGCGGATATCGAACTTCTTGTAGCCGATCCGGATGCGGCCGCGGACCCGGCGCCCGAAGGGCGTGAACTCGAGACCGGCGTAGCCGGCGCCGCTCCGCGAATCCCGCAGGAGCGCCGTCGAGGGGAATTCGAACCCGTACTGGCCGTATTCGAGGTCGACGAAGAACCGCTTCCGCGATCCGGCCTGGTAATAGAACGACAGGTTGGCGTAATCCTCGCGCCGGTTCAGCCGCTCCCGGACGTTGAACCCGCCCTCGTACTCGACGCTGGCGTAATCGTACCGGACCGTCCGCCCGGCCAGCGAGAACGAGGTCCTGTGGGCCAGGTTGACCAGCATCGACCCGCCGTAGCCCTTCTCCGTCCGCCGCGGCCGGATGTCGATCTCGGTGTTCCAGCGCTCCCGGGCGTCCGAATAGACGCCCTCGAGCGAGAAGAAGACGCTCTTCAGGCTCAGCTGGGCCG is a genomic window of Acidobacteriota bacterium containing:
- a CDS encoding outer membrane beta-barrel protein, translated to MRRPRQAAAPAALAAAVLFAVLLAPCLSRGETWRGLELRKKIDEAPWHFGPFKIQPRLVIANAGVDSNIFYAASDPVKDYTITAGPAATIYLPAPRKFILSAYGSPQYVWYSKTARERTWNYYARGAAQLSLKSVFFSLEGVYSDARERWNTEIDIRPRRTEKGYGGSMLVNLAHRTSFSLAGRTVRYDYASVEYEGGFNVRERLNRREDYANLSFYYQAGSRKRFFVDLEYGQYGFEFPSTALLRDSRSGAGYAGLEFTPFGRRVRGRIRIGYKKFDIRNSGGRDFRGLVGDSQLSVRLARPLAIRASYARDVRFSLWYDNPYYVESRPGTGASIYVFRFLRFDYDYSFGRNDYPLDQEIEPGFEAKRRDDYRVHSAGVYVRIVKSAALGFVASWWTRDSNIAAEDDKRTFFGVNLAYDF